In a single window of the Acidaminococcales bacterium genome:
- the ilvB gene encoding biosynthetic-type acetolactate synthase large subunit gives MKITGAQVIVNILLEQGVDTVFGYPGGQVIPLYDALYDAPLRKVLPVHEQGAIHAADGYARVSGRTGVCIVTSGPGATNIVTGLATAYLDSIPLVVICGQVPTPQIGRDSFQEVDIVSVSLAVTKYSAVVLRPEDLAGTLREAFAVARSGRMAPVLIDIPSDIQRALIDWDEEGNAAEMDIEEEDLPFDLSAVKAAAGLICRAERPVLMVGGGAIQAGCSWAIRELAGKTGMPVVSTLMGLGAFPGSHPQFLGMSGMHGQKAANLAVSNSDVIVVVGSRFSERVTGDRSRYVKSKKIIQFDIDPSEMDKNVTVALPIVANLSNSMAALAAEVEVRPDISRWWEQIAKWREEHAYSDEGDFNPYWILREINKAFQDEEVIFVTDVGQNQMWAAQALCIMEPRTHITSGGSGTMGFSMPAAVGAQIAKPRARVVQIAGDGGFKMTGMELFTAVNEKLPIISIVLNNHVLGMVKQWQELFFNKRFSSTLLEYFDFVKFADSCGAKGRKAGSREEFLAALVEAKAARQPFLLELSICPDAMVKPMVAPGAAIDEFVEFKAGK, from the coding sequence ATGAAAATCACAGGCGCGCAGGTCATTGTGAATATACTTTTGGAACAGGGCGTGGACACGGTTTTCGGTTATCCGGGCGGGCAGGTCATACCGCTCTATGACGCGCTCTATGATGCTCCGCTCAGGAAAGTGCTGCCCGTGCACGAGCAAGGCGCCATACACGCGGCGGACGGTTATGCCCGCGTGAGCGGGCGCACGGGCGTCTGCATCGTTACTTCCGGCCCGGGCGCAACCAACATAGTTACCGGCTTGGCTACGGCCTACCTCGATTCCATTCCGCTAGTCGTCATTTGCGGGCAGGTGCCTACCCCCCAGATCGGCCGCGACTCTTTTCAGGAAGTGGACATAGTCAGCGTTTCCCTTGCCGTAACCAAATACAGCGCGGTCGTTTTGCGGCCGGAGGATTTGGCCGGCACTTTGCGCGAGGCTTTCGCGGTCGCCCGCAGCGGGCGCATGGCGCCGGTATTGATCGACATTCCGAGCGACATACAAAGGGCTTTGATTGATTGGGACGAAGAGGGCAACGCGGCGGAAATGGACATAGAGGAAGAAGACCTGCCTTTTGACCTGTCGGCGGTCAAGGCGGCGGCCGGCCTCATCTGCCGGGCCGAGCGCCCGGTGCTTATGGTAGGCGGCGGGGCGATACAGGCCGGCTGCAGCTGGGCAATCCGTGAATTGGCCGGCAAAACCGGCATGCCGGTCGTCAGCACTCTAATGGGGCTGGGAGCTTTTCCGGGCAGCCATCCGCAATTTCTGGGCATGAGCGGGATGCACGGCCAAAAGGCGGCCAATCTGGCCGTAAGCAATTCGGATGTCATCGTCGTCGTTGGCAGCCGTTTTAGCGAGCGCGTAACCGGCGACCGTTCCCGGTACGTAAAAAGCAAAAAGATCATCCAATTTGACATAGACCCTTCGGAAATGGACAAAAATGTAACCGTCGCCCTGCCGATCGTTGCCAATCTGTCAAACTCCATGGCCGCCTTGGCGGCGGAAGTGGAAGTGCGCCCGGACATTTCGCGTTGGTGGGAACAAATAGCAAAATGGCGGGAAGAACACGCGTATAGCGACGAAGGCGACTTCAACCCTTACTGGATTTTAAGGGAAATCAACAAGGCTTTCCAGGACGAGGAAGTAATCTTCGTTACCGACGTGGGGCAAAATCAGATGTGGGCGGCGCAGGCCCTTTGCATTATGGAGCCGCGCACTCATATAACCTCTGGCGGCAGCGGCACGATGGGTTTTTCCATGCCGGCGGCCGTGGGCGCGCAGATCGCCAAACCGCGGGCGCGGGTGGTGCAAATCGCCGGCGACGGCGGATTTAAGATGACCGGGATGGAGCTTTTTACCGCAGTAAACGAAAAACTGCCCATCATCAGCATAGTTTTGAACAACCATGTGCTTGGCATGGTGAAACAATGGCAGGAACTATTTTTTAACAAGCGCTTTTCCTCCACTTTGTTGGAATATTTTGACTTTGTGAAATTCGCCGATTCCTGCGGGGCAAAAGGCAGAAAGGCCGGCAGCCGCGAAGAATTCCTGGCGGCGTTGGTGGAAGCTAAAGCCGCTCGGCAACCTTTTCTGCTTGAGCTTTCCATTTGCCCGGACGCCATGGTAAAACCTATGGTTGCGCCGGGAGCGGCCATTGACGAATTTGTCGAATTTAAAGCGGGCAAATGA
- a CDS encoding universal stress protein: MLRKILVPVDGSEPSWQALKYAAEIGAKFESELLVAHIVQPFYNASLLALPIDSGLLAMQMDDLKKNAESVLAAAKEKLAPYSVKVATKLETGHPSERILKIASETGCDAIVIGSRGLSGIAEFVLGSVSSNVSQYANVPVLIVKCDKKTGK; encoded by the coding sequence ATGTTAAGGAAAATACTCGTGCCGGTAGACGGGTCGGAACCATCCTGGCAGGCGCTGAAATACGCGGCCGAAATCGGCGCGAAATTTGAAAGCGAACTCTTGGTCGCCCATATTGTCCAGCCTTTTTACAACGCCAGTTTGCTTGCTTTGCCCATAGACAGCGGCCTGTTGGCAATGCAAATGGACGATCTGAAAAAGAACGCCGAATCCGTCCTCGCGGCGGCTAAAGAAAAACTCGCGCCTTATTCCGTCAAAGTAGCGACAAAACTAGAGACCGGGCATCCCTCGGAGCGCATATTGAAAATAGCGAGCGAAACAGGCTGCGACGCGATCGTGATCGGCTCGCGCGGGCTTTCCGGCATAGCCGAATTTGTCTTAGGGAGCGTCAGCTCAAACGTTTCCCAATACGCCAATGTTCCCGTGTTGATCGTAAAATGCGACAAAAAGACGGGAAAATGA
- a CDS encoding magnesium transporter CorA family protein: MINIYKTVGTRIKELDFENREKGCWIDLRNPTSDELALTAQKTGAMLDFLMAATDEEESARIEIESDQVLILIDIPIFRSSKDYETLPLGIIIKEDCFITVCLEPNALIGELAAGAPGLFDTAKKTRFLFQLLFKSATLYLKYIRNINKRTDELESHLRKSMENDELFKLLDLEKSLTYFSASLRGNYILTERLLRLRATKQLSQLIRIFEEDEDLLEDVIVEYKQAIDMVEMYMRILSSMMEVFASIISNNLNIVMKFLAAMTITMAVPTMIASFWGMNVPVPLAGAPQGFAIVCAIAFAIALVTACLLWKKRLF, translated from the coding sequence ATGATCAACATATATAAGACCGTGGGCACGCGCATTAAAGAACTGGATTTTGAAAACCGGGAAAAGGGCTGCTGGATAGATTTGCGCAACCCCACAAGCGACGAACTGGCGTTGACGGCGCAAAAAACTGGCGCAATGCTGGATTTTCTCATGGCGGCGACCGACGAGGAAGAAAGCGCCCGTATTGAGATCGAGTCCGATCAGGTGCTTATTTTGATTGACATACCTATTTTCCGCAGCAGCAAAGACTATGAAACGCTGCCTTTGGGCATCATCATAAAAGAAGACTGCTTTATCACCGTATGTTTGGAACCCAACGCGTTGATCGGCGAATTGGCCGCAGGCGCGCCCGGGCTTTTCGACACGGCGAAAAAAACCCGGTTCCTTTTTCAACTGCTGTTCAAATCCGCGACGCTCTATCTCAAATATATCCGCAACATCAATAAACGCACAGATGAACTGGAAAGCCATCTGCGCAAATCCATGGAAAACGACGAACTGTTTAAATTGCTTGACTTAGAAAAAAGCCTAACTTACTTTTCCGCTTCGCTGCGCGGCAATTACATACTGACGGAAAGGCTGCTGCGCCTGCGCGCCACCAAACAGCTTTCGCAGCTCATCCGCATATTTGAGGAAGACGAAGATCTCTTGGAAGACGTCATCGTCGAATATAAACAAGCCATCGACATGGTGGAAATGTACATGCGCATACTCAGTTCCATGATGGAAGTTTTCGCCAGCATCATTTCCAACAACTTAAATATTGTCATGAAATTCCTGGCGGCCATGACGATCACTATGGCCGTGCCGACAATGATCGCCAGTTTTTGGGGCATGAACGTGCCCGTGCCCTTAGCCGGGGCGCCGCAGGGCTTTGCCATAGTTTGCGCCATTGCCTTTGCCATAGCGCTTGTTACCGCCTGCCTGCTTTGGAAAAAGCGCCTGTTTTGA
- a CDS encoding TIGR03905 family TSCPD domain-containing protein has translation MPTYKLNNVCPSQVDFVIEGNLLKKVFFYGGCPGNLKAIAALVEGMPADEVIAKLEGIRCGAKETSCADQLAKALKTELGK, from the coding sequence ATGCCAACTTACAAATTAAACAATGTTTGCCCATCGCAGGTGGATTTTGTAATAGAAGGCAATTTGTTAAAAAAAGTTTTCTTTTACGGCGGCTGCCCCGGCAATCTAAAAGCGATTGCCGCGCTGGTCGAGGGGATGCCGGCCGACGAGGTGATCGCAAAGCTTGAAGGCATCCGTTGCGGCGCAAAAGAGACTTCTTGCGCCGATCAATTGGCCAAAGCGCTTAAAACCGAACTTGGCAAATAA
- a CDS encoding RidA family protein → MKKIINAPGAPQAIGAYSQAVKANGFLFVSGQIPLDSVTGDLVYGGVPVQTHQILANIKSILAAEALSFADVVKSTVFLVNMDDFKTVNDIYAQYFKEAPPARSCVQAARLPRGAEVEIEIIAAYPS, encoded by the coding sequence ATGAAAAAGATCATAAACGCACCAGGGGCGCCGCAAGCGATTGGCGCTTATTCGCAGGCGGTCAAGGCAAACGGTTTTCTGTTTGTTTCCGGGCAAATACCGCTCGATTCGGTTACAGGCGATTTAGTTTACGGCGGCGTGCCCGTGCAAACGCACCAGATACTGGCAAACATAAAGTCAATATTGGCGGCCGAGGCACTCTCTTTCGCCGACGTGGTCAAAAGCACGGTTTTTCTCGTCAACATGGACGATTTCAAAACGGTAAACGATATTTACGCGCAATATTTCAAAGAAGCGCCGCCCGCAAGATCCTGCGTCCAGGCAGCCCGCCTGCCCCGGGGGGCGGAAGTGGAAATAGAAATAATCGCCGCTTATCCGTCCTGA
- the lgt gene encoding prolipoprotein diacylglyceryl transferase, which yields MHQYLFHIGGFPVRSYGLVLCLSIILATGAAYFLAKQDGRWHGHVPDMGIYCGLAGLVGARLWDVFFFDWDYYSGHLTEIPFVWQGGMAIQGGVIFGVLIGVAYTKTHKIDTWAFGDIVVPAIVLGQALGRCANLLNGDAFGAPTGGDFGIVYPEGTLARQVYGGQPLWPAEVWEGQIDIAIFALLLIFRARRHAKGQAFILYAVLYSLARFFLEHLRGDYVEPLALGLKSAQITSLVIVAAGAFLFFWREWKERQTGALAGKK from the coding sequence ATGCACCAATATCTTTTCCATATTGGCGGGTTTCCTGTCCGTTCCTACGGGCTGGTACTTTGCCTGAGCATCATTCTCGCCACGGGGGCAGCTTATTTCCTGGCCAAACAGGACGGGCGCTGGCACGGGCACGTTCCCGACATGGGCATATACTGCGGGCTGGCCGGACTGGTCGGCGCAAGGCTATGGGATGTTTTTTTCTTTGACTGGGATTACTACAGTGGGCATCTCACCGAGATACCTTTTGTCTGGCAAGGCGGCATGGCCATACAGGGCGGCGTAATCTTCGGCGTGCTGATCGGCGTGGCGTACACAAAAACGCATAAAATCGACACTTGGGCCTTTGGCGACATAGTCGTTCCCGCCATCGTCCTCGGACAGGCGCTTGGGCGCTGCGCCAACCTGCTCAACGGCGACGCTTTCGGCGCGCCTACCGGCGGCGATTTCGGGATTGTCTATCCGGAAGGGACCCTGGCCCGGCAAGTTTATGGTGGGCAGCCGCTTTGGCCGGCGGAAGTCTGGGAAGGGCAGATCGACATAGCGATCTTCGCCCTGCTCCTTATCTTTCGTGCGCGCCGGCACGCCAAAGGGCAGGCTTTTATCCTGTACGCCGTGTTATATTCGCTGGCCCGGTTCTTTTTGGAGCATCTGCGCGGCGATTACGTCGAACCTTTGGCTTTGGGGCTGAAATCCGCGCAAATCACCAGCCTGGTCATTGTTGCCGCCGGCGCCTTTTTGTTCTTTTGGCGCGAGTGGAAAGAAAGGCAAACCGGCGCTTTGGCCGGCAAAAAATAA
- a CDS encoding TlpA family protein disulfide reductase: protein MKKTILSLLLIFMLAGAASHSAEAAANVGDVLGARSFELLGGGTVTLPLQGKKACVLNLWASWCPPCRGEMPQLQAFYDKHKNNPDIALYLINHAEPSKSVEEFMRRNNLAMPVILDLRGEAVDMLYTSAIPTTIIAGADGKIIFRKIGAITAEELEAALAGI from the coding sequence GTGAAAAAAACAATTTTAAGCCTTTTACTGATTTTCATGCTCGCCGGCGCGGCGAGCCATTCGGCGGAAGCCGCCGCGAACGTGGGCGACGTGCTTGGCGCGCGCAGTTTTGAACTTTTGGGCGGCGGCACGGTAACCCTTCCGCTCCAAGGCAAAAAAGCCTGCGTGCTCAACCTGTGGGCTTCCTGGTGCCCACCCTGCCGGGGGGAAATGCCGCAGTTGCAAGCTTTTTACGACAAGCATAAAAACAATCCGGACATAGCGTTGTATCTTATAAATCACGCCGAGCCGTCCAAGTCCGTCGAAGAATTTATGCGGCGAAACAACTTGGCGATGCCGGTCATTTTGGATCTGCGGGGCGAAGCGGTCGACATGCTTTACACCTCCGCCATTCCGACCACTATTATTGCCGGCGCCGACGGAAAGATCATTTTTCGGAAAATCGGCGCGATTACGGCAGAAGAATTGGAAGCCGCGCTTGCCGGTATTTGA
- a CDS encoding cytochrome c biogenesis protein CcdA: MPHDITFGAAAAAGLLSFFSPCVFPLMPLYLSAIAPGGAGRGRLAVFAGALSFVAGFTLIFILLGLSASALGAFLAEYRNALRKAGALFMIGMGLFQLGIVSPGFLLRERRPLLDAAGQNGGAFILGMAFVFGWMPCTGPVLGAILIYAGTQESVRYGAFLLAAYSAGFSLPLLLTALATDSFAHRLRRLASPWLGAGQKLAGLSLIAIGALLYTNKLSQIIVWFYL; encoded by the coding sequence ATGCCGCACGATATAACCTTTGGTGCGGCGGCCGCCGCGGGACTTCTTTCCTTTTTTTCGCCGTGCGTGTTCCCGCTCATGCCGCTTTATCTTTCGGCGATCGCGCCGGGCGGGGCCGGCCGCGGTCGCTTGGCGGTTTTCGCCGGCGCGCTTTCTTTTGTGGCCGGCTTTACCTTGATATTCATCTTGCTGGGGTTGAGCGCGTCCGCCCTGGGCGCGTTCCTGGCGGAATACCGGAACGCTTTGCGCAAGGCCGGCGCTCTTTTTATGATCGGCATGGGACTTTTCCAGTTGGGGATCGTCTCGCCCGGCTTTTTGCTGCGGGAGCGGCGGCCGCTGCTTGACGCCGCCGGCCAAAACGGCGGCGCGTTCATTCTCGGCATGGCTTTCGTATTCGGCTGGATGCCATGCACGGGCCCCGTGCTTGGCGCTATACTCATTTATGCCGGCACGCAAGAAAGCGTTCGTTACGGCGCTTTTTTACTGGCCGCTTATTCCGCCGGCTTTAGCCTGCCGCTTTTGCTGACCGCGCTGGCCACCGACAGCTTCGCCCACAGGCTGCGCCGCCTGGCGTCGCCCTGGCTGGGGGCGGGGCAGAAACTGGCCGGACTGTCCTTAATCGCAATAGGCGCGCTTTTATACACAAACAAACTGTCGCAAATAATAGTTTGGTTTTATCTTTGA
- a CDS encoding metallophosphoesterase codes for MSIYAIGDLHLSGRPPAKPMSVFAPEWENHWEKIQKSWLAAVRKEDLVIICGDISWAMRFPDALGDLKEIAAMPGGKVLIRGNHDFWWTGLAKMNAAIGGGCFFLHNNFYAAGGLAVCGSRGWLTPNAPDFTEKDDAIYRRELIRAESSLLSAKRAGYEKPLLALHYPPLYVDGKPTGFSALCEKYQARICVYGHLHGESGVLGYQGEKDGTIYSLVAADALGFQLKLTL; via the coding sequence ATGAGCATTTACGCCATCGGCGACCTGCATCTTTCCGGCCGGCCGCCGGCCAAGCCTATGTCGGTCTTTGCGCCGGAATGGGAGAACCACTGGGAAAAAATACAAAAATCATGGCTGGCCGCCGTAAGGAAAGAAGACCTTGTAATCATCTGCGGCGACATTTCTTGGGCCATGCGCTTTCCTGACGCATTGGGCGATCTGAAGGAAATCGCTGCCATGCCGGGCGGCAAAGTATTAATCCGCGGCAATCACGATTTCTGGTGGACCGGCTTGGCGAAAATGAATGCGGCGATAGGCGGAGGCTGTTTTTTCCTGCACAATAATTTTTACGCCGCAGGCGGGCTCGCCGTTTGCGGCAGCCGCGGCTGGCTGACGCCGAACGCGCCGGATTTTACGGAAAAAGACGACGCCATTTACCGCCGGGAACTGATCCGCGCGGAAAGCTCCCTGCTGTCCGCCAAACGCGCCGGTTATGAAAAACCGCTCCTCGCCCTGCATTATCCGCCGCTTTATGTTGACGGCAAGCCAACGGGGTTCAGCGCTCTTTGCGAAAAATATCAGGCAAGGATCTGCGTTTACGGCCACCTGCACGGAGAAAGCGGCGTTTTGGGCTATCAGGGCGAAAAAGACGGGACAATCTACAGCTTGGTCGCGGCCGACGCTTTAGGCTTTCAGTTAAAGCTCACGCTTTAG
- the leuS gene encoding leucine--tRNA ligase has product MQFNQRYSPHEIEEKWQAAWAREAAFATGGAGGPKYYVLEMFPYPSGKLHMGHVRNYAIGDVIARFKRMNGFNVLHPMGWDAFGMPAENAAIANNIPPARWTYSNIENMRALQKRLGFSYDWEREVTTCDEDYYRWTQWLFLLFYERGLAYKKKAVVNWCEHCNTVLANEQVIDGKCWRCDCAASRKSLEQWFLRITDYADLLLADIEKLKGWPERVKVMQQNWIGRSEGMEFSFAVPSIADKIPVYTTRQDTVFGVTYMVLAPEHPLLAKLVAGYAGADAVLAFSERVRAQSELQRTSAEFEKEGVFTGAYAVNPMTGGEIPIWIANYVLYEYGTGAVMGVPAHDERDWQFANKYGLPKIIVIRPEGKALETSQMDGAYEGPGVMVNSGEFDGLDSEKGKKAVADYMIAHSIGLCRVNYRLRDWLISRQRYWGAPIPMVYCDKCGAVPVPKEDLPVKLPKEVDFSDFKKSPLETAPDFVTCACPRCGAKARRETDTMDTFICSSWYYLRYTDPNNARAPFAADKVNYWLPADIYIGGIEHAILHLLYSRFFTKVLRDAGMIEAAEPFRNLLTQGMVIKDGAKMSKSKGNIVSPEEIIAKYGADTARLFILFAAPPERDLDWSDQGVEGSFRFLGRLWRIVRQLAPLAADGGYAKGELSKDEKEMRRLLNVTIKRVTDDIAQRFNFNTAISAVMELVNALYIYKEKTEKLNAALTGEIISVLLRLLAPFVPHITEELWALGGYGGSVHARQWPAYDLAATKAEKVEIVVQLNGKIRDKMTVPAGLSAEESERLALSLPKIKDSLGGARVAKVICVPDKLVNVVVK; this is encoded by the coding sequence ATGCAATTTAACCAAAGATATTCTCCGCACGAAATTGAAGAGAAATGGCAGGCGGCGTGGGCGCGGGAGGCGGCTTTCGCAACAGGCGGCGCCGGCGGCCCAAAATATTATGTGCTGGAGATGTTCCCTTACCCCTCCGGCAAGCTGCACATGGGCCATGTGCGCAACTACGCCATTGGCGACGTGATCGCGCGCTTTAAAAGAATGAATGGGTTCAACGTCCTTCACCCCATGGGCTGGGACGCTTTCGGCATGCCGGCGGAAAACGCCGCCATTGCCAACAACATACCTCCCGCCCGCTGGACTTATTCCAATATAGAGAACATGCGCGCCCTGCAAAAACGGCTGGGGTTTTCCTATGACTGGGAGCGCGAGGTAACCACCTGCGACGAAGATTACTATCGCTGGACGCAATGGCTGTTTTTGCTTTTTTACGAAAGGGGGCTGGCTTACAAGAAGAAAGCCGTCGTCAATTGGTGCGAGCATTGCAACACCGTGCTGGCCAACGAACAGGTCATTGACGGCAAGTGCTGGCGCTGCGACTGTGCCGCATCGCGGAAAAGCCTCGAACAATGGTTCCTGCGCATTACCGACTACGCGGACCTTCTGCTGGCCGATATCGAAAAACTAAAGGGCTGGCCGGAACGGGTAAAGGTGATGCAGCAGAACTGGATAGGGCGCAGCGAAGGGATGGAGTTTTCCTTTGCCGTGCCGTCCATAGCAGACAAGATACCTGTTTATACGACCAGGCAGGATACTGTCTTTGGCGTTACCTATATGGTGCTGGCGCCGGAACATCCCTTGCTCGCCAAGCTTGTCGCCGGCTACGCGGGGGCGGATGCCGTGCTTGCGTTTTCCGAGCGCGTGCGCGCCCAAAGCGAATTGCAGCGCACGTCGGCCGAATTTGAAAAAGAAGGCGTGTTTACCGGCGCTTACGCGGTAAATCCCATGACCGGCGGCGAAATACCTATCTGGATCGCCAATTATGTGCTTTATGAATACGGCACCGGCGCCGTCATGGGCGTGCCGGCGCATGACGAGCGCGACTGGCAGTTTGCCAATAAATACGGCCTGCCTAAAATCATCGTGATCCGGCCCGAAGGCAAAGCGCTGGAAACAAGCCAAATGGACGGGGCATATGAGGGGCCGGGCGTTATGGTGAATTCCGGCGAATTTGACGGGTTGGACAGCGAGAAAGGCAAAAAAGCGGTGGCCGACTATATGATCGCGCACTCCATCGGCCTATGCCGCGTGAATTACCGTCTGCGCGACTGGCTGATCAGCCGGCAGCGTTATTGGGGCGCGCCCATACCGATGGTTTATTGCGACAAGTGCGGCGCAGTGCCTGTGCCGAAGGAGGATCTGCCGGTAAAATTGCCGAAGGAAGTGGATTTCAGCGATTTTAAAAAATCACCGCTGGAAACGGCTCCCGATTTCGTAACGTGCGCCTGTCCGCGCTGCGGCGCTAAGGCGCGGCGCGAAACAGACACTATGGATACCTTCATCTGCTCGTCTTGGTATTACCTGCGTTATACCGACCCCAATAACGCCAGAGCGCCTTTTGCGGCGGACAAGGTCAATTACTGGCTGCCGGCCGACATTTATATCGGCGGCATAGAACACGCCATACTGCATCTTCTGTATTCGCGCTTTTTTACCAAGGTATTGCGGGACGCGGGCATGATTGAAGCCGCCGAGCCCTTTCGTAACCTCTTGACCCAAGGCATGGTGATAAAAGACGGCGCTAAAATGTCCAAATCCAAAGGCAACATTGTTTCGCCGGAAGAAATAATCGCCAAATACGGCGCGGACACCGCCAGGCTCTTCATCTTGTTCGCCGCCCCGCCTGAACGCGACCTTGACTGGAGCGATCAGGGCGTGGAAGGGTCTTTCCGCTTCCTCGGCCGCCTCTGGCGCATAGTGCGGCAGCTCGCGCCGCTTGCGGCGGACGGCGGGTACGCAAAAGGCGAACTGTCAAAAGACGAAAAAGAAATGCGCCGCTTGCTCAATGTTACTATTAAACGGGTTACGGACGACATAGCGCAGCGTTTTAATTTTAATACGGCGATAAGCGCGGTAATGGAATTGGTCAACGCCCTTTATATTTACAAAGAAAAAACCGAAAAATTGAACGCCGCCCTGACCGGCGAAATCATAAGTGTACTTTTGCGCTTGCTCGCGCCGTTCGTGCCGCATATAACAGAAGAGTTATGGGCGCTCGGCGGCTATGGGGGCAGCGTCCACGCCCGGCAATGGCCTGCCTATGACCTTGCGGCGACCAAAGCCGAAAAAGTTGAGATCGTCGTACAATTAAACGGCAAGATCCGCGATAAAATGACCGTCCCTGCCGGACTGTCGGCCGAAGAGTCGGAGCGGCTCGCCCTTTCCCTGCCCAAGATAAAAGATTCGCTCGGCGGGGCGCGGGTTGCCAAAGTGATTTGCGTGCCCGACAAACTTGTCAACGTAGTCGTGAAATAA
- a CDS encoding ComEA family DNA-binding protein — protein MEKEEKYKLAAIMLLLALFTGAGVWRQERRLSVAGSPPETPPTVYEALKKQQITVSVAGAVASPGLYDLSPGSRAADAISKAGGFLPQADRDKVNLARRCSDGMNILVPYKKAEPPEKRPRRARTDVPPPGETIDINSAGEDEFSRLPGIGPELAKRIVAYRARYGPFKTTGQLKDVDGIGEAKFSLFRNRLKI, from the coding sequence ATGGAAAAAGAGGAAAAATACAAATTGGCGGCCATCATGCTTTTGCTCGCCCTCTTTACCGGCGCCGGCGTCTGGCGGCAGGAACGCCGCCTAAGCGTGGCCGGCTCGCCGCCGGAAACTCCCCCGACCGTCTATGAGGCGCTGAAAAAGCAGCAGATCACCGTAAGCGTGGCCGGCGCGGTAGCCTCGCCCGGCCTGTACGATCTTTCGCCCGGCAGCAGGGCGGCGGATGCGATAAGCAAAGCGGGCGGCTTTCTGCCACAGGCGGATCGGGACAAAGTCAACCTCGCCCGGCGCTGCTCCGACGGCATGAACATATTGGTTCCGTACAAAAAAGCCGAACCGCCGGAGAAAAGGCCGCGGCGCGCGCGTACGGATGTCCCGCCGCCGGGCGAAACGATCGACATAAACAGCGCCGGCGAGGACGAATTCTCGCGCCTGCCCGGAATAGGGCCGGAACTGGCCAAAAGGATCGTGGCTTACCGTGCGCGGTACGGACCTTTTAAAACTACCGGGCAACTTAAAGACGTTGACGGGATCGGCGAAGCTAAATTCTCCCTGTTCAGGAACAGGTTAAAAATATGA